A segment of the Panicum hallii strain FIL2 chromosome 1, PHallii_v3.1, whole genome shotgun sequence genome:
tgcgcgtaacgaagtgcttgacgcacgttcggatcattactgcgctcgagtatggccgtaaccctggcgattttggccaccggagtcatgaagccccgctcgcttacggcagcggattcagcgtcaagctcgcgatgcatggaccgcatgcgctcattgaccctccttcggcgagctgcgcgagctctgtttcaggtcctccgtgcctcacgatcggtgtcattttcgtcgccggtgttggctgtggcttcgtcctcggagaccgcatcaaattcaaCGATAGGCAAGtcaccatcgtcctcgccttcttccgccatcagcacctggcgtgagatgagctcctcagagctctcgtcgactagttcagtcgacccctccaccatggtggctaacggcctgccctcctgaaaaggcaaaggctcgaggtgggccacaagtcgatcctcagcctcaAGTAGAtcagagggtttcatgcccttccaatgcacgaaacgcccctccggggtggaggtgatcatcatatcgctggcaccaaaacaacccaaagccccccgacgtgcggtggcttcaggccctccaagttggagcagacagtccaagtccttctctaatgcggagagggactcggacaTGTCgtcctcctggagatcagtggccaaattgcgtagaccgagtcgtgatcggctacgcgagtccttagattggaacgagtccaacccaaggaaagttgatgtagcgccggatgaagtcacACCGGAAGCAGACTCTACCTCGATCCTTGCAGCGGATGCATGaattgacaagtcgtcgagatcatcaacgaacttgtcaaggttgctGCGAGGACCTGCCGcgggagtttttggcttcatgtcgacgaggaatcgacggaaactggtgaactggaaagatgccatcgagttcaccggtggatcttcgatgcgctcccctacctggcgcgccagctgtcggtgttttaccggctgcccaccgaaaggtatacccaagatggtaagtttaggtgaggagacgccgagatcaggaacttgaaggtgcaaggaacataagatttaAATAGGTTtaggccgcgaggtgcgtaataccctacgtcctgtatggtggcttgtattcccttgggtgtagaatgagatGTTTTGAGAGGatccctgccccccccccttatatatccgggaggtcagggttacatggatctaatcaatacgagctaaggaatcatacccgggtataactcggatagtttccttctgtatcgactagttttatctcctactcaaacgagtagaaaacaacttaaataagagataagacgggttttatctcttaaccttgtttaaactacgttatgtacacagcctcGTACCCCCGAGTCTGACAGAGGTATGATCCTCAGTAGTAGCATGCTTGTAGCTTCAATCTTCTGCACCAACCCTTGGGCTCCTAAATGTGAAAATAAATAAGAAAAACTTTGAAAACTTACTATCTCTCATCTCAAACATGGCAAACTGATGTTAAAAAAAAACCCTCTAGTCAGCTAACAAACAAAACTTGTAAGGATGTAACTACTAAATAAATGGTAAAAACTCATACAATCAATCACTCATATTTGGACATGGAAATATAAGAATCTAGTTGAGACAGTTTTAGATACTATCATAGCAAGTTCTGAAATTATCAGTTAATGGTAGTCTAGGATAACATTGTTTAGACAAGTCAAAGTTGAGTGCTGAAAAATATCTGGTATCTGTCCAGCCAAATGGTTGCTATTGAATGACCTGCAAATAAAATAATCTAGTTGAGACCGTTTGAGATAGTACCATAGCAAATTCTCAACTCACATACTCTTAGAAAATACTCGGAACGTCCAGATGCAGTAATAATCAAAATATGCGATAGCTTTAGCTTGCATTATTTTGCCATATACGGTTACAACCAAAATGATAGAGATCCCAATATTCAAGGAAGGAGATTAGACAAGGAAATAGACTAACATGTCAGGCGTATCTCCTGTACAACTAAATATGCTACTGACTTTAACTAAGGCAATGTGGATATAGAAAATTATTGGCCCTGCCCATACATATAAGTACATCTGTTCTTCCGCACTCAAATAAAGAAGTCGACAGTTACCACTTATAATGGGGAAAGGTTCAAAAATTTCTTCACATATCATCATCATAAACTAATAGGGAAGCAGGGTGATTTAGCCAAGGAAGAAATGCATCTCCAAGCACTGAAATGGCATAATAAACTCAGCAATATTTTCAGACAGCACCTAGAACTCAAGTTTGATGTCCTCAGAAACACTGTAGATTTTCAGGCTTGATGATCTACTCAAACGACAAACAATCAAACTAAGGAAGGGATTATCCTAAAGTAATGCAGGATGGCAACGCAATTCAGACCCAGATTGCTTATCTAAACTAATGAAGCATGGACATTGATTACCAAAAGGGTTATTAGATGTTGAGGGAAGCTCTGGAACACAGAAACAAGTACAGAGGAGCATACCATATACAGTGCAATTCTGCTTTAGTTTATTCAGAAAAATTGATTTGCTCTGCGTTCTCTGCCCCCGACACCTCTGAAGAAAACAAATGACTGATTAGTACCCTTTGAGGGCTAATGCCAACATCAAAAAACAGATGTACGATGAATTGGGTGCAGTCCTTATATATAGTTTTAGATCTTTCAGtgcaaaataaaaaaatatttttccaTTCAGAAAATCAAAGTGACACAATCAGTTAACACATGGAGATTTCTGCTAGTGACAGCCACATTGTCCTAGACATATACCAGCAATGCTTAATTAGGAAAGCTGAACAATATATGATTTAGTTAAATAGTGTACTGAGATGTCCATCAAAATGCTTCTTGAGGTACAGAAACAAAACATTGGTTCTGGAGTGTGTGTACCTTGCTGAATTGATCTTCCCTCGAACAATGGTCCTGTGAGGCATTCCATCGAACTTCTGGTGAGCAGTGTGCTTAGCAGGTGCATTTCGTACCAAGGAACTATCACTGCATCTATCCACGAGATTGAAGCCATCTGTCGAATAGCTAATGGGCTTGCGCCCTCTTGAATGGGGCAGCACGCCTGCAACCCCTGGACCCATCTACATGAGGCCCTGGTCACCAAGCGGACTAACGGCAGGGCGTCTGGATGGAGGCGGCACGACGGCGGCACCGTGGCGACGCTGGGGTCGACGCCGCAGAGGCGGTGTGGTGCCGCGGTGGGTGGTGGGGCTGCAGCGGCGACGTGGCTATGGATCAACGCCGCAGCGGCGGCGTGGTGGGATGGTTGGACGACGCGACGGCGGCAGTGCGGGGCGACGGGGATGACGCGATGGCAAGTACGGCGAGCAGCTCGAGCAATCGGCCCCGATCTCAAGCGTCCCAGCACAGCAGTTTATGTgtgagggagggagaggagagggaggggaactCAGAGGTGTGCTCACCAATGGCGGAGAGGGCTGGATTTGGCCGGAAAATCCGGCCGGCTTCGGAGCTGCTCCATGGTGGCGGCTCTGCACCGGCGGGGAGGCTGCGAGGACTTGCCAAATGAAGTAGAGGGGAAGGTAGGGGATGTCGGCGGGGAGGCCACAGGCGGGAGGCGCCGCAGGGATGTCGGAGCAGGGCGAGGTCGCGAGCGTGCGGGAGGAGCCGGCGTCGTGCGTGGGGTGGCGGGGGAGGAGCTGGATTGCGAGCTCGCAACTGATTTTTCTTTCGCCGGTTGGGGTGGGACGGTGGGAGCGTGGGAGAGGCGGTGGCGGAAGGCAACGATGGGGAGGGGGGAGATCCGCCCGTGGCTCTGCCGGCAGAGCCATCGGGTGACACGTGGACACTAAGTGctttttagtagtagagatTGTGATATTGGGTTGatcttttattttctttttgacACTTCCATACATTCCATCATACTTTCGTTAACACTCACTCATGGTTTATCCCCTCTTTTCTTGACTAAAATGACCAAATCACATTCGAAATTCATGAAATTGTTGTACTAGTATAACAGATGGAGATAaaacccattttgcataaaaacaCATACATACCATTTAAAATCTTAAAATTAAGATCCACCAAAATATACTACTTTTGAAGACTATCTAAATTTTTTGGGTACAATGATAATTTCCAAAATTTAAGGAAAAATACATAAAATTTCTATCATGGAatgaaaataatttgaaaaATTATCTTCCATCATAAGTTAGTAAGAGAATATTGAAGGTACTTCAATTTTTTGTTTTAAGAGAAAGAACTTTAAAAACTATATTTGTTAAAGAACTTCGAAATCCTTTTGTAACTTATGATGTAAACTAAGTTTATAAATTATGTCATCAGACTATAGAAATTTTGGGTATTTTTCCATAATTTTTTGAAAGTATTTTGTACCCTAAAAATTCAGATAATCCTCAAAAGTAGCCTATTTTAGTGAATTTTAATTTTAAGATTTTAAATTCTACATATGTAATCATGTATTATTATTGATATAAGAATAGACATTATTCTAGCATAACCTAGTTGATTGTACATGTGTAATTGGGTAGGGATGCAAGTAGTGACACTAATTGAGTAGGAAGGATGTCGTAGTTCTTGTTGAGTAGTTCTTGTTGAGTTCGTGGATTCGATTCTATTCCTTTTTAATCCAGTTAGTTGCGGTTTGATGTCCAAACATTGACTTGAAAAGAAAACGAAACTTACCCTCCTAATTGTGGGCTTATTCTCATATGGCGCGTATATCCCCGTTCCCCGAGCCCGAGGCACATGtaggggtggtaatggattATGGCTCTAGTGCTAtcttcacaatccaacttgGCCCATATATATTTTAGCTCAAAATTGTGTAAGATCAGAGCCCGGCCTATCGTATGTTGTGGCATGCATCCCAATTCAGGAACTCTAGTGCTCTATGTGCAAAAGCTGCTGGAGGACCTgcaatttttttcttttccttccactgCTAACTTTCGCTCAAGTCGTTGCTGATGCCCACTCATGTTATGCAGAAACCTTTTTTTTTGATAGGATGTCACGCAAAAACTTGGCAAACCAAACCTATGTTCACATTCCCGCTGCCCTGAACACAATCTCTAGGAAAACCATAAGCGGTATGCCCGTATGTCCTCAGCATTGACAATTGGTAGGTACAAGCCTACAGATTAGATCGTCTTATCTTACAAGCAAATCGTTGAACTCAATCCATCACATGCCTAAATGCTAACTTTGTACCCCTACATTTTAAATATAAGACGTTTCAtcctaattagttcataatgtCATATATTTCAAACGAGGGAGTACTTTGGAAGTTTGTGGCTGCCTAAGGAAGAGCCCCcccaggggggggggggggggggatgaaAAGAACATTAATTCAATCTAAACATggagatttcaagtacaagCAATCAAAAGTTAGCCTAAGCCTTGGGCTAAAACCCCCTGTGAAACAAGCAATTAGCGCTGCTGTAGAGAGCAAACCACAAGATCGCAGTTGAATGGATCAAGGTGCGCTATGGACCTGACTAATCTTACTTGTTGGTTTGTTCTATTGACAAGTCACTCAAGCCCGCCACAAGTTCATCGATGTTTATCTGATCCAAGGGCTTAGCTACGTCATCCGGAGGAGAAGTTGGATACACAGTCTCTGGAGGGCTGCCATTCTCCTTGAGGAGCTTCTTCAGATCCTTGATGAGTTCAAGctcaccatcatcatcatcggaaaaaGACAGCTCCAGATCCCAAACCTTGAAGATAGAATCTGTCGACTCCGTCTGCTCAAGACCTTCGGGTGAAGCCAACTCATTGTCATCCTCAGGTTTCACTGTGTAACCATCCATTTGCTTTCCATGTTCATCTACACCTCTGATTACATCAGCAACTTCACAAGCTTGACTACTATCCTTGTCATCATCGATATTGTTCATCTGCTCCATGTGCACATCATCATGCCGAGGAACCTTTTCAGCATTGAGAGAGTGAGGCCTTTCCTCTGAGATTGCATGGATGCTTTTGTCATGCACAGCTTCAGAAGCATCAAAGGGACTATCCATTGGCTTCTCAAGGGCATCAAGCAAGGCATTCCTCATTGCTCCCCAGTCATCCTCTGACAATTCAGAAGTCTGCACAAAACATGAATCTGCCCAGGCAGCCTCCTCGGGTGAAGGTTCAACTGCCTTTGCATTTGATTTAATGGCTCCTAGAATAGCAGGCAGTATATCATCAGATTCAGAAGCTTCAAGTTGCTCTTCCGTTAGACTTGGTTCTGAAAGAAGAGCCAAGATGTCTCCATCTTCAGAAGTCATGGCCATGCACAGAATTTAGTAgcaccctaatgaggaagtggCCTGGAGTACCTGCAAATATGATCAAAAAGAGCAGGTAACTGGACTGTAAGACTAGAGAAGATATCACTTTTCAAGCTGAAGTTCTGTAAGACTAGAGAAGATATCACTTTTCAAGCTGAAGTTAAGGGAAGATAAGTAACCAGATAACAGAATAATTACGTAAGAGTAAAGTGCATCTAGGGTCCTCAAACTTTTCCCAGATTCCCATATAGGTCCATGAACTCTTAAGTGAGCATCTGGGTCCTCAAACTAAGTGGTACATCCCAAGTGAGAATCATTGGACCTAAAGTGAAATTAGAGTGAACCGCTTGAAAAGTTGAAGGACCCGGATACTCACTTTGATAGTTGAAGGACCCTGGATATATTTTTACTCGTAATAAAATGACAGTAAAATTACAAAGAACAAAAAGTAGCGAGGGAAGATGATAACATATTTGATAGTGCAAGACCGCCCCCCACAGTATTGTTTGGAAGAAGAAACCTCAGTCTTCAACCGACCGAGAAACCCATGGAACGCTGACAGTGCGGACCCTATAGCACCTGCCACCTGGTTCAGTGCCCTATCACTACCTCCAGGTAGGACTGCACCGTTCACACAGGCTGGGTGCCACCGTTACCATAGGCCGGCATCCTGCCACTATTTTATGGGTTGCCAACAAGGGAGGTTTTTTAACCAGCCCTGAAATTTGCTCCCACGGAGAGTCGAACCGAGGTATTAGAGGTGCTACTCAGGAGCCACAACCACTAAACTATGAACCCTTTTGCAATTAGTGAACTAAGTAGCATCCCTACAATTTTTTTCAGCATCCAACAGTCACAACTGCACAGTAATTTGATTATTTGAACAAGAAGTAAGCTGATCTAAGGCCCAGCCTGGCTCCTGTTGGGTGTTGGCCTTACAAACTTAGCATGACCTGGGCTGCAGACTAAAAGCATTGTAAAAATAAACTCTTTGAATTATACTTTATGTCATATTTGATGTCATCACTTATCAAAAGTATGCAAAATCTTCATTTCTTCATTTTCTTTATGAACACACTTTCAAGGGGACAAGAAAAATGCCAGAATACCTATGCTGCTTTGGTCACTCATCTGAAAAAAAGGTTATGCAACTCATGCCTAAATAAACCCCAGGAGGACAGCCTGCCACAAGTTTTATCCTATGGACCTCAACCAAACTGCTAAGAATCGTTTCAGGGCTATTTTACTATCCATACCATAAAAAAGTTTCTGCACTATCAGATGGATAAACCTGAAACAATGACCATGCCCTTCATGctatttcttttctatacttATCTCTATGTTTCTAAACTTTCTACCATTTAATTTCTGCTAAAAAAATGTAATTATTAGCAAAGACTGTATTAAGATAAAGGAATGTACTGGACAACTTCTATTTAATTAAATGAACAATGGATTGCATTTAAATCAAATCAAGTAACAAATCTGTAGTGCAATGAGCACCTTGGCATCTAGGCAAGTGAACCGGAGTGTAATATTCAAATTTTCTTTGAAGGAAGATGTTATAAAAAACATGGTTATATTTCTTCTTTAACTATGAAACATGGTGGTACTTCAATATCTTCGCAAATTAATCATGATAGTAAGAGTTTCCTTACACCATGGTCCCTGATGTTACCAAAGGATTTCTTTTAATACTATGAACTAATTGATGTTCCTGTGAGttcctttctttattttcaacAAATAACAGAAATAACATGGATGAATATAATTAACAGCAACAGATAGCGAAACATTTTTTAATAAGCTAATAGATACAAGGCAGCAAACCCAGGTTCTAGAGAAAACAACAAATTGCAAAAAACAAACATTACAAGTTCCCATGAGCATCCACCTGCCACTTATATGCTATGTGATTGGGCAAATGTTTCTTACTTTTAGCCAGTGGAGTGTTTTGTCAGTACCACGATTAGGTAGCTACTCTAGTAAATATGCTCACTTGGATTCCAAAAGTtaaagaaaaacatatttggaATTGATCGAGCATGATTTCACATCTCCTAACATAGTTTCAGTACTAACAAAACTCCGTTGACCTAAATCAGAAATCATCAAAATGCAGTTGCGCTAGTTTAGCTGGAACCTTCGC
Coding sequences within it:
- the LOC112894076 gene encoding uncharacterized protein LOC112894076, whose protein sequence is MAMTSEDGDILALLSEPSLTEEQLEASESDDILPAILGAIKSNAKAVEPSPEEAAWADSCFVQTSELSEDDWGAMRNALLDALEKPMDSPFDASEAVHDKSIHAISEERPHSLNAEKVPRHDDVHMEQMNNIDDDKDSSQACEVADVIRGVDEHGKQMDGYTVKPEDDNELASPEGLEQTESTDSIFKVWDLELSFSDDDDGELELIKDLKKLLKENGSPPETVYPTSPPDDVAKPLDQINIDELVAGLSDLSIEQTNK